In the genome of Sinobacterium caligoides, one region contains:
- a CDS encoding metalloprotease produces the protein MQILCLSLYGRPLTLEASMAGWQQLSWGSDIVSQLHTDTASNNKGQCEHSFILQNSSTNITCKLIIDYQWRPMCFNYRLLVDEQEVDNGSIEQSALEQVPSQPRPAEKTKPSFIGLISLAFKLLKSAKVIKVVLAGASLAAYSWLFSIQFALALIACLVFHEYGHVRAMKHFGMRTKGIYLIPFIGGLAVSDEKISSRWQDVAISLMGPVFGLIMSIACLLLYWLTDNLFFAGLSTFSALLNLFNLLPILPLDGGHVLKSISFSLHSYTGLTVCIITALAGVLLSHQLGLHLLTFLLIIGSLEILLEWKNRYHSHLIPLDRYGQLFSASWYFLTVAGLVGIIYYFAGSGDAILGLPLQVLQS, from the coding sequence GTGCAAATACTTTGTTTGAGCCTCTATGGCCGCCCCCTAACACTAGAAGCCTCTATGGCTGGCTGGCAACAACTCAGCTGGGGTAGCGACATTGTCAGTCAATTACATACTGATACCGCCAGCAACAACAAGGGCCAATGCGAACATAGCTTTATCCTGCAGAACAGCAGCACGAACATCACCTGCAAGCTGATTATCGATTATCAGTGGCGACCGATGTGCTTCAACTATCGACTGCTAGTAGATGAGCAAGAGGTCGACAACGGCAGCATAGAACAGAGCGCACTTGAGCAAGTACCCAGCCAGCCCCGTCCCGCCGAAAAAACGAAACCGAGCTTCATCGGCCTCATCTCGCTAGCCTTCAAACTATTAAAAAGTGCCAAGGTGATTAAAGTCGTGCTCGCCGGGGCCAGCCTAGCGGCATACTCCTGGCTGTTTTCTATTCAATTTGCACTCGCGCTTATTGCCTGCTTAGTTTTTCACGAGTACGGGCATGTACGAGCCATGAAGCATTTTGGTATGCGCACCAAGGGTATCTACCTTATTCCCTTCATCGGCGGCCTTGCTGTTAGTGACGAGAAAATAAGCAGCCGCTGGCAAGATGTCGCTATCTCGTTAATGGGGCCGGTTTTCGGTCTAATTATGTCTATTGCCTGCCTACTGCTTTACTGGCTAACAGATAATTTATTCTTTGCTGGGCTATCCACCTTTAGTGCTCTGCTCAACCTCTTCAACCTGCTGCCTATCCTACCGTTAGATGGGGGGCATGTATTAAAAAGCATCAGTTTTTCTCTACATAGCTATACCGGCTTAACGGTCTGTATTATTACCGCTCTTGCCGGGGTTTTACTGAGTCATCAGCTAGGGCTTCATTTACTGACCTTCTTACTCATCATCGGTAGCCTCGAAATTCTGCTAGAGTGGAAAAATCGTTATCACAGCCACCTTATCCCCCTCGACCGTTATGGGCAGTTATTCTCAGCATCGTGGTATTTTCTCACCGTCGCAGGCTTGGTCGGAATTATCTATTACTTTGCCGGTAGCGGTGATGCCATCCTAGGCCTACCGTTACAGGTTTTACAGAGTTAA
- a CDS encoding NUDIX hydrolase → MFNGFGQATQQNKAKNNTAAIMTLLLLSGCKGSIECNTTSAPALNGNAGCLSVQDGKILLVKQRSGKYSIPGGTQSGDESAQCTAMRETAEETGLTLAVGELLTQFDNGFYLFQCTATDDTAPFANDLLEVSKVMWLDIDEVPSEKWRYQAQWPIIETLARKLDRP, encoded by the coding sequence ATGTTTAATGGATTTGGCCAGGCAACTCAGCAGAATAAGGCGAAAAATAATACCGCTGCGATAATGACACTGCTATTACTCAGCGGCTGTAAAGGCAGTATCGAGTGCAACACGACTAGCGCCCCTGCCTTAAATGGCAACGCGGGATGCCTCAGCGTGCAAGACGGAAAGATTCTGTTGGTTAAGCAGCGTAGTGGGAAATACTCGATTCCGGGTGGCACTCAATCAGGTGACGAGAGTGCACAGTGCACAGCAATGCGGGAAACCGCAGAGGAAACCGGTCTCACTCTCGCAGTGGGGGAGCTGCTCACTCAGTTCGACAATGGTTTTTACCTGTTCCAATGCACCGCTACTGACGACACCGCTCCCTTCGCCAACGACCTCCTCGAAGTCTCTAAGGTTATGTGGCTCGATATAGACGAAGTACCCAGTGAAAAGTGGCGCTATCAAGCTCAATGGCCGATTATCGAAACGTTAGCGCGTAAGCTAGACCGCCCTTAA
- a CDS encoding succinylglutamate desuccinylase/aspartoacylase family protein: MKIPLKSYCMPALLSCALLPLLNAQAAEPLDDEQAVVVSTTANGEDAAAPVTLTAAEQHAVLQRAESIDLGKPLTEVEPAIQKGDSSVKARPHVESQLGAMKVKAVNAEAENQQGRGDDAGHEGAPAAKEVATAASELANPLVLLGAEVPPATSTRLMWSPSQGFAGLYSPTPVLVVNGAHNGPTLCLTAAIHGDELNGIEMVRRVMYSLDADELRGAVIGVPIVNLQGFHRGTRYLTDRRDLNRYFPGDPSGSSAARIAYSFFHEVIAHCDAVVDLHTGSFYRTNLPQLRADLTKPQVVKLTKGFGSTVVLHGEGSSGTLRHEAVAVGIPTVTLEAGGPMLLDESSVSHGVKAIRTLLNQLDMLKQFSLWGDPEPVYYNSVWERAEQGGILFSRVKLGARVKEGQLLGVITDPITNVRSEILSKHHGRVLGIALNQVVQPGFAAYHVGIQAPEEQVSKPSPVTIHHQEAKPAESAQSADEVETVSGAVETQAAKKVEEAPVESSK, translated from the coding sequence ATGAAAATACCACTAAAGTCATATTGCATGCCGGCTTTGTTGTCCTGCGCCCTTTTGCCATTACTTAACGCGCAGGCGGCAGAACCCCTTGATGACGAGCAGGCAGTAGTGGTATCGACGACAGCTAATGGTGAGGATGCTGCTGCACCGGTAACGTTGACAGCTGCTGAGCAGCATGCCGTTTTACAGAGGGCTGAGAGTATTGACCTGGGCAAACCCCTAACCGAGGTTGAGCCGGCTATACAAAAGGGTGACAGCTCAGTGAAGGCTCGTCCTCATGTGGAGAGTCAGCTCGGTGCGATGAAGGTTAAGGCGGTTAATGCCGAGGCAGAAAACCAGCAAGGTCGCGGCGATGACGCGGGGCATGAGGGCGCACCGGCAGCTAAGGAGGTTGCGACAGCTGCATCTGAGTTAGCGAATCCTTTAGTGTTGCTCGGAGCCGAGGTACCGCCTGCGACCTCGACGCGCTTGATGTGGTCGCCAAGTCAGGGCTTTGCAGGACTCTATAGCCCGACACCCGTGCTGGTGGTCAATGGTGCCCATAATGGTCCGACACTCTGTTTGACTGCAGCCATTCATGGCGACGAGTTAAACGGTATTGAGATGGTACGGCGTGTGATGTACAGCCTTGATGCGGATGAGTTAAGGGGGGCGGTGATCGGTGTCCCCATCGTTAACTTGCAGGGCTTTCATCGCGGAACGCGTTACCTGACGGATCGTAGAGACCTCAATCGTTACTTCCCTGGCGATCCTTCCGGCAGCTCGGCAGCTCGAATTGCCTATTCTTTCTTTCATGAAGTAATTGCCCATTGTGATGCTGTGGTGGACCTGCATACCGGCTCATTTTACCGGACCAACCTGCCGCAGCTACGCGCCGACCTAACTAAGCCGCAGGTGGTTAAGCTGACCAAAGGCTTTGGTTCGACGGTCGTTCTCCACGGTGAGGGGTCTTCAGGCACCTTGCGCCACGAAGCCGTCGCTGTGGGCATCCCGACGGTGACACTCGAGGCGGGTGGGCCGATGTTACTGGATGAGAGTTCGGTGAGTCATGGGGTCAAGGCGATTAGGACGTTATTAAATCAGTTGGATATGTTGAAACAGTTCAGTCTTTGGGGGGATCCTGAGCCCGTTTATTATAATTCGGTATGGGAGCGGGCAGAGCAGGGTGGTATTTTATTCAGTCGCGTTAAGCTAGGCGCGAGAGTGAAAGAGGGGCAGCTATTGGGAGTGATCACCGACCCGATTACCAATGTGCGTTCGGAAATTTTATCGAAACATCACGGGCGAGTGCTAGGCATTGCGCTCAATCAGGTGGTGCAGCCTGGCTTTGCTGCTTACCACGTCGGGATTCAGGCACCAGAAGAGCAGGTAAGTAAACCGAGCCCCGTCACTATTCATCACCAGGAGGCAAAGCCTGCAGAGTCCGCTCAGTCGGCGGATGAGGTTGAGACGGTGTCTGGAGCGGTAGAGACACAGGCCGCCAAAAAGGTGGAAGAAGCGCCCGTGGAAAGTAGTAAATAG